Genomic segment of Arachis hypogaea cultivar Tifrunner chromosome 16, arahy.Tifrunner.gnm2.J5K5, whole genome shotgun sequence:
GTCTGTATTAACAAAGACAAATTAACGATGGGGACTAAATCCAAACATTTAGAATTTTGCAAGCCACATCCCCAATCATGAATTACGAATATGATTGTGATCAAAGTTATATTTGATTGAATATTTAAATAACAATTATCTTTATTATAGTAGGTATCAAACTTATAAAGAAAAAGCATCACTTCAAAGTAACGGCTGTCATGCATTACCCCTGTAAAATTTGATACAAAAATGATATAAAAAGAGTAGCAGAAACTAAAGAGAGAACATTTAAATAGACAACAACTGACTTGCATAAATTTTTGCAACATGAACGTTTTGAGCAACTGCATCTATTGAAGAAAAATCAGGCCAATCAACTATAACCAGAATACAGCATTCTTTAATCTTTATAAACAATTTTGAAGGGGGTTATAACATGCAAGCAACTTCCAAGATATACAATATTGGTGAGAGTTACACTAGGGTTCCAAAAAACAAGAATTCGTCAAGATGAATCAAAAAGGCATGGttggattaaaaaaataaaaacctttcATACTCTGCTAATTCAcattaaacatttcaaaaaattgaTAATCAGCAAACTTAATTGAACAAAGACACAAAGGCATAGAGTGAAGATTGTTGTCACACATAATTGAAAGAAATGACACAATTATCCACTTCAAATCAAGGTTACACTCTACAAAAGTTAGATCGGTTTTGGGCTAGTTATAATACATAGTGTAGAAGGAAAATATTTACGCATACCATCTTTCAGTTGGGACTGTTGTTCCAAGGCTTGAAGCTTCAATTTGTACTCATTATTCAAACTTTTAAGCTCTGAATTATCCATCTGGAGACAAGAATAACGCAGGGGgagaaaaaaagtagaaaaaaaattagtataagtgATCGATGGTAATAGAATAAAACTGAGAAACCAAAGTAACATAAGCTCATCTCAGAAGATATTCACCTGTAGTTTAGTAAATTGAGTAGACAATGAGGTTGTTTCTGCCTGAAGAGTTTGCACCTTATGCTCCAGTTCAGAAATATATCGTGTTTTCCTTTCCTTTGACCGAGCAGCTGAGACACGATTAGCCAAAATCCTAGACAAGTATATAATAAATGCAATGAATTATGATAGTGAATTTgtcataattttctttttctcaaaAGAGAGGGACGACTAGTTATAAAAGGCAAGGTACAAAATTCACCGTTTTGCACGCTTTGGATCCGCCATGGCAATCTCAGTGAGCTTGTCACTTTCCATTATTTTCTTTAACTCATCTGAGCTGAATTCACGCTTTACAAACTCTATACTGGTGTCAGATGTTTTACCATCTATTGAATTGCTAGGCGAGTGTTGACCAAATCGATTTTGCAAAGGAGGCAGCTTAGAAGATTCATCTTCAAGCTGAAAATCCCCGATGGAACTATCCAATGAAAAGCTTCTCCGGTGTCGGCCTACCGGTGCAATGTCTCCACTAGAACCCCTCTTGATACCCTCCTTCCGTTCTTCTTTATAGCTTGAAGTTGCTCCCTGAGCATAAGTTGTCTTTCCATTCGCATGACTTTCTACTTCATTGTCACTACTTTCAACCGTCTTTGAACCACTAGTTCTGCTATCCAAATCCTTATCTTCCATGCCAGGAAAGTTCATATTTTGTATGTTATCCAAATTCATGTACGCATTAAATAAATCATCTATGCAATCCTCTTTCTTGCCCATAGCTTCTCCAGTAAAGCAGTCAAAATGGACCATATCCTTACTTGGCTCCTTTAAAACTAACTGAATTGGCTTCTCAAAACCAGTGTTTTCTCCTTTGGAGACCAAATTGTCCCGGTCGCTCACATTCTTAGTAGGAACTGACTGAGAATAAGATTGAACAAGACCGGATATTCCTAAAGGGGAATCACTATTGCTGCGCCTGTGCCCCTTGCGAGGAGGAAGACTATGACCTCTGTTGGCGGTCAAAGATGGCGCAGTATGAGTAGAACCTAAATTTTCCTCCATAGACACATCCATTGCGACCGAATCACCAAAAGAGGTTGCAGCTGGCACCGGAGAAGCAACAGGGTCTCGATAAGTCAAAGGGCTCAATGGTGGCAAGGAATCAAGGGAAAAGAATGAGGGTTGGGACATAGACCTCGAATGCGACGAAGATGATGATGACCCTGGGCTCAAATTGGGCGAACGCAGTCTCTGAGAACCTAAATGGTGTTGGTTTTGAGAAGCTATATACTGAGAATATGGCAAATTGGTACTAGGGTGTGATGGCGGTATACCAATACCCGGCTTCGGATTCTCAGAGCCACCTGCACCCATCTGATTAAAAGCATTCAATCTGTTATTGTTCGATGGTGGTCTAGGAACTGCAGCTGAAGAACCAAATACTCCACTATTGTTTCTTTGATCAAAAGATTCCATTGACCCACACCACTACAGTTCCCACTGTGGAATGCTGCATACAAATATCAAATGTTGCAAAAGAGCATATCAGAATCCTGAATTCGGTAGCAGAAAACTGAATATTCTTTCAATATTGATGATTCCTCATACTTCACAAAGAAGCAGAAAACTAACTAAGGTCCAAGAAGCTAAACCAGAAAACAGAATCAGCTAGTAACAAAATGCTTAATCAGTAACCGAATTTCAAATTCCAACAAACTTAAAACTAGCTAACAAGAAATCAAGCAAGCAATCAACACATGAAGAATAAGCAGAAGTTGGCAATTGCTAATACCTGAGCTGAAATTACAGCAAGCAAGTAATTGAAGAAATGAAAAGGGTAGTGTACCTGGTCATAGGAAACCCTAACTTTGCAGCACCAGAGAGAGAGTCAAAAGAACaaagagaagaagggaaagaggtttaGACAACGAAAAAGGAAGagtagagaaagaaagaagaaaacttGAAAGGAGAAGAGAGAAGGAAGTGTTGGTGGATGAAGATTGCTGTGTGTATCAAAGTGTGAAGAGTGCAGAGTGTGAAGAGCAGATGATCAAGTGCCTTTCTCCTGTTGCCTTTTCTTGTCTACCTCATTCAGTCAGACGCGCTTATTGtttcttccttcctttttttttttaaccaaaataatccGGAAtcttttaattgagtatggacATTTGAGGTATAACTTATtggctttcttttttcttttcatagttaaaaattattgatatgtcataattttattaaattatttagcgatttttaattaatatcttcctataaaaaataattatatatgggTCTTCACCTTTAATTgcggataaaaaatattattatctatgtagatttatttgtttatatgattatttaagtAGCTATAGCCTAAtataaaatattgtatttttgttaatataataatttgtaaGAGATAAATACTAATTTggtatttgaaaaattttgatgttAATAAAATAGTATCTGATGTTTGTTACTGAcaaaataatcctaaaaaattttaaaatttaacaaaatcacCCGATTATGATTAAAGAAGAATAAGCAACAAACACAAAAAAAGGTCGTCAAAAACATCGTCGAAGTTCTCTGTTATCATTAGAGCTCTCCTTTTTCGAGTTACATTCACTGTAAAGTCATTCTTTTATAGTTGGGTGATtttgtcaaatttaaaaatcttttaaaaattattttattaataacaaaaatcaagtaacattttaatattttaaatactaatttaatatttacctCTAATTTGTAAATAGATATTTGTAAAACAGATAGTATAATATAACAAAAACATTTTGTTTAAATTTGTGTTCCTCAATATTTGTTGATATTTAGTTATGGGAAAATATCCAAAGATGTTTACCATTTCCTTATTATCCGCCACTGTTATGGGAAACTTGTTTATTAGTCACTAAGTCATGGTGAGTATTAGGTATATCTAATTGATTTAAAATCCAAAGGGATTAGGCAACTCACCCTAAAGGAAACTTAATTTAATATTCATGTCGCTTTATATTTTGGTTTTAAGACATGAAATGAAAGGTAGGGCGTACAAATTTAAATGatccaaaatttaaattaaattgtttATTCAATTCACTTCAATTCAAATTGAAAATAAAACGATCAATTTAATTAGTTGATTAGTCAGTTTATTTATTCGTATAAACAAATATCGAAAGTTTAAATTCTGTTTTgtatatacaataatttattagttaacaGACCTTTAAAATTAAATCGAATCTAAATCGCAAACACCCTAATAAAAAAAGCGCTAATAAGTTCGAAATTTAAATTGGATCGGTTATTTTGACTGCACATATAAATTGGGCTCTTGAGCCTTGGATCCGAaggttttttttatataaaaaaaaagaattcaataattaaacaattaaaaatgggccttaaatttaaatctaacttttcaatattttttattttattttttaaattctaaatctaacttaacaaatttttttaacatcaaacataatataaaaaatttatttaatgtcTGTCtctcaatttttgttttttaattctgttttttagTCTCAATCTCTCTTTTAAACTCAAAATGAAGTGGCAACTACGGTATGACTTTTATTGTTTGGCCTGAGACTGAAAATTCGTTAGAGAGAAAAATCTACCATAATTTACGTCAACAAATTCTTCTTTGCAGACTTGGCCCAAGCCCAAAATCAAACAGTCAAACTTTGAGCGTTTACTTAATTGATCCCCTTGCAACAAATCACTACCGTCGATTAAATTCTTCAAATCAGCGAACCCCGTTTATACCCTTCTCCTATAAATGGAAGCTCTTGCCTCTTTCATCCAAACGCAAACCCTAATTCCTATCTGAGTTCCTCTTCTCTGCTCCCACTTCCGTTGTTCTGTTCGTTCAATCAATTTGTTGATTCTGTTAAGATTTTGGTTTTTCTGTTTGCGTTTTTCGTATATTCGGCCAAATGACGAATCTTTCGAAATGCTGAGAGCTCAAATCCTTTGAGTGCAGTGAATAGCTTCATTTGAATAGGAAGATCTGATGCCACTTTctcacgttcatgttcttaaaaTTAGTTCTCTTTTTGTTTACGTCTTTATATACCCTActgtaatttgaaaaaaaaaaggtttattttatttaattctaaaaattcgATGTTCTTAATTTTCGTTGaat
This window contains:
- the LOC112754324 gene encoding bZIP transcription factor 29 codes for the protein MESFDQRNNSGVFGSSAAVPRPPSNNNRLNAFNQMGAGGSENPKPGIGIPPSHPSTNLPYSQYIASQNQHHLGSQRLRSPNLSPGSSSSSSHSRSMSQPSFFSLDSLPPLSPLTYRDPVASPVPAATSFGDSVAMDVSMEENLGSTHTAPSLTANRGHSLPPRKGHRRSNSDSPLGISGLVQSYSQSVPTKNVSDRDNLVSKGENTGFEKPIQLVLKEPSKDMVHFDCFTGEAMGKKEDCIDDLFNAYMNLDNIQNMNFPGMEDKDLDSRTSGSKTVESSDNEVESHANGKTTYAQGATSSYKEERKEGIKRGSSGDIAPVGRHRRSFSLDSSIGDFQLEDESSKLPPLQNRFGQHSPSNSIDGKTSDTSIEFVKREFSSDELKKIMESDKLTEIAMADPKRAKRILANRVSAARSKERKTRYISELEHKVQTLQAETTSLSTQFTKLQMDNSELKSLNNEYKLKLQALEQQSQLKDALNETLDAEVRRLRRTVANLGGDPLL